The nucleotide sequence ACATGGTGGTAAGCAGGCTCAGGTCGTTTTTGTCGTTTGCTGCGGCATAGTTCTCAAAAAAAGCACGCAGGTTTCGGGTTGATTTCATAAAAGATAAATTATAACACAGCGATCCCAGTCTGATGGGTCTTTCGAAAATGGCACAAAGACTGTACCAGCGCCACCCGTATAAAACAGCAGGAACCTGTCAATTTATGGTGAAAGACTATGAAGGAAAAGTTGGCGCGTATATCCGGATCCGCTCCGGTCAGAATAAGAACGGGGGAACAACCGGAGGCAGGTATTCATAGTCCGGTTCCTCATACGGTATCCCATTGATAAAATTTACAAGATCACGGGTGAGCCGTTCCCGGTGTGTATAAAAGAGTCCGTGCGGTGCTCCTGCATAAACGGCGTACCCGGCATCAGGAAAATATTGTTTTAACCGGTCCGCGCTGGCCTCCCTGGGAACAATCAGGTCCTCTGCCCCGTGGACCAGCAGCAAGGGAAGATCAATGGTGCCCAGTTCATCCCTGAAATCAGTACCTGAAAAGTTTTTAATACAGGCAAGGGTTGAATGCTGAGGTGCATGCGCTGCGAGGTCCCGATAATATTCCATCAATGGTTTACTGATCGTCCGGTCGAGCAGCGCGGTACCAAAGAACTGTTTAAAAAAACTGTCAAGAAAACCGATCCGGTCACTTTTTATTTTTGAGATCATGTCGTCAAATACATCGGCGCGGACACCTTCAGGATTGTCCGCCGTTTGTATCAGAAAAGGAAGTATTGTACTGACAAGTACGGCACTGCTTACACGGCTTCTTCCATAATTCTTAAGATAGCGGATCACTTCTCCCCCTCCCATGGAAAAACCTACGAGCACTGCATTCCTCAGGTCAAGTTGCACCAGCAGCTCGTTCAGGTCTGCTGCCAGCGTATCATAATCGTATCCTGTCCAGGGCTTGCTGCTGCGGCCGGATCCGCGCCGGTCGTATTTGATCACCCTGTTCCCGTTATCAACGATACCCGCCAGCTGATATTCCCACATTTCCATACTCAGCGGCCATCCGTGAATGAGCACCACAGGTTGCCCCTGGCCGTAATCAAAAAAAGCAATACGGATCTCATCTCCTGATATTGCGTCATTAAATGTAATCGCTTTCATACTTCCGTTTCTTTGATTAACAATAGGCATCATTACCGCATACAGGATTCCGGGTTACTTTCCAAACAGCAGCGAGCATACGAACAGTACCACAAATATGAAAAAAAGGATCTTTGCTATTTTTGCAGCTCCTGCCGCTACTCCTGTAAAGCCAAAGATCCCTGCTATCACCGCAACAATTAAAAAGATGATGGTCCATGTAAGCATAACGCAGGTTTTCATTTAAGAATGGATAGGTACCTTAATTCTGTAATAATTCGCTATGAACTGCAGTTCTAAAATGATGCCAACGTAAACGGGGTCCGGTTAATGAAAGACCTTAACGCCTTTTTCTAAAAAAACATGCCTGCGATGGAAAACTTTTACTAATTGCTGTAAGGCTGCTGCCGGCTATTGCAGAATCTTTTACCCATAGTGAGGAAGGTGCGCAACAGCCCCGCTACGGCCATACAGGGATGTGGTTTCTTTTAAGAAATCCAACAACAAACTCTTTGGACAATGGTGTTATTCGGTTCTGAGGCTCTTTACGGGATTAACGATCGCAGCCTTAAATACCTGGTAACTTGTTGAAAGCAGACT is from Niabella beijingensis and encodes:
- a CDS encoding alpha/beta fold hydrolase, whose translation is MKAITFNDAISGDEIRIAFFDYGQGQPVVLIHGWPLSMEMWEYQLAGIVDNGNRVIKYDRRGSGRSSKPWTGYDYDTLAADLNELLVQLDLRNAVLVGFSMGGGEVIRYLKNYGRSRVSSAVLVSTILPFLIQTADNPEGVRADVFDDMISKIKSDRIGFLDSFFKQFFGTALLDRTISKPLMEYYRDLAAHAPQHSTLACIKNFSGTDFRDELGTIDLPLLLVHGAEDLIVPREASADRLKQYFPDAGYAVYAGAPHGLFYTHRERLTRDLVNFINGIPYEEPDYEYLPPVVPPFLF
- a CDS encoding DUF1328 domain-containing protein, translated to MLTWTIIFLIVAVIAGIFGFTGVAAGAAKIAKILFFIFVVLFVCSLLFGK